One genomic region from Nostoc sphaeroides encodes:
- a CDS encoding beta strand repeat-containing protein yields the protein MSRLSVPPNFIGTSSADTIVGEELNAPLAIGIEILGKGSIDTRSGKDTIKGTGNGTNGGNGGNGIDGGNDGGNGGIGTGIANSGNLNTEKENDNITGTGQGGNGGDAGDAFAYGNGGTSGSGTGIANSASLNTGSGNDTLTGTGNGGNAGNRNTGGFGKGAEGGTGTGIANSGNLNTSYGNDKITGTGNGGNGGFEQGDGGNGTGIANSGILNTGSGNDTLTGTGNGGDGAESYTRRYGDGGSGTGIDNSGKNGSLNTGDGNDTIIGIGTGSNDDYGNGTGIANSASLTTGSGNDRITGTGTGSNKTNGTGIDNSGSLNTDSGNDTITGTGTGSNLSRGTGIDNSGSLNTDSGNDTITGTGQANGFNSEGVGIGIGIANSGKLNTGDGENTIAGTGTGGNINTLFYGGVDSGTGTGILNIKNATITTGSDKDTIIGYGNSSGENDTAYGIFNDGVIDTNNDSDKLTGQATTTIGGTAYGIYGQGTINTGDGNDQITATSIVDGVQQKVSIGGGIKIDLGTGDDFFKGFGGASVNGGDGFDTLDLGTFNRSELLVSGVISGNPLNSANFSFNGISLSTTGFEKFIFADSSLDYSTLVNGA from the coding sequence ATGTCTAGACTAAGCGTTCCACCCAATTTCATCGGCACCAGCAGTGCAGACACAATAGTAGGGGAAGAGTTAAATGCACCTTTGGCAATTGGAATTGAGATTTTAGGCAAAGGTTCCATTGATACACGCTCAGGAAAGGACACGATTAAGGGCACAGGGAACGGCACTAACGGCGGCAACGGTGGCAACGGCATCGACGGCGGCAACGACGGGGGCAACGGCGGTATTGGCACTGGCATCGCTAATAGTGGCAATCTGAATACAGAGAAAGAAAACGACAATATCACTGGCACAGGTCAGGGCGGCAACGGCGGCGACGCCGGCGACGCCTTCGCATACGGCAACGGCGGCACCAGTGGTAGTGGCACTGGCATCGCTAATAGTGCCAGTCTGAATACAGGCTCAGGAAACGATACCCTCACTGGCACAGGCAACGGCGGCAACGCCGGCAACAGAAACACTGGCGGCTTTGGGAAGGGCGCCGAAGGCGGTACTGGCACTGGTATCGCTAATAGTGGCAATCTGAATACAAGCTATGGAAACGACAAGATCACCGGCACAGGCAACGGCGGTAATGGCGGCTTCGAGCAAGGCGACGGCGGTAATGGCACTGGCATCGCTAATAGTGGCATTCTGAATACAGGCTCAGGAAACGACACCCTCACTGGCACTGGCAACGGCGGCGACGGCGCTGAAAGCTACACCCGCAGGTACGGCGACGGCGGTAGTGGCACTGGCATCGATAACAGTGGTAAGAATGGCAGTCTCAATACAGGGGACGGAAATGACACGATCATCGGCATCGGTACTGGCAGCAACGATGATTATGGTAATGGCACTGGCATCGCTAATAGTGCCAGTCTGACTACAGGCTCAGGAAACGACAGGATCACTGGTACCGGTACTGGCAGCAACAAAACTAATGGCACTGGCATCGATAATAGTGGCAGTCTGAATACAGACTCAGGAAACGACACGATCACCGGCACCGGTACTGGCAGCAACTTAAGTAGGGGCACTGGCATCGATAATAGTGGCAGTCTGAATACAGACTCAGGAAACGACACGATCACCGGCACCGGTCAGGCCAACGGTTTCAACAGCGAAGGCGTCGGTATTGGAATCGGCATTGCTAACAGTGGCAAACTGAATACTGGAGATGGAGAAAACACGATCGCTGGCACCGGTACTGGTGGCAACATCAACACCCTTTTCTACGGCGGCGTCGATAGCGGTACTGGAACCGGTATCCTGAACATTAAAAACGCCACCATCACTACAGGATCGGACAAAGACACGATTATCGGGTATGGGAATAGCTCAGGAGAAAACGATACAGCCTATGGCATCTTCAACGATGGAGTGATTGATACCAACAATGATTCTGACAAACTTACCGGACAGGCAACAACCACAATTGGTGGTACTGCCTACGGTATTTATGGGCAAGGAACCATCAACACTGGCGATGGAAATGATCAAATTACAGCCACCAGTATCGTAGATGGAGTTCAACAAAAAGTCTCTATCGGTGGCGGTATCAAGATTGATCTCGGCACTGGAGATGACTTCTTTAAAGGATTCGGGGGAGCAAGTGTTAATGGCGGGGACGGTTTTGATACCCTGGATCTGGGCACTTTCAATCGTTCCGAACTGCTGGTATCTGGTGTTATTTCTGGCAATCCCCTTAACTCTGCCAACTTCAGTTTCAACGGTATTAGCTTGTCTACAACCGGCTTTGAGAAATTTATCTTTGCAGATAGCTCTTTGGACTACAGCACTCTGGTAAACGGGGCATGA